The Streptomyces achromogenes genome window below encodes:
- a CDS encoding rhodanese-like domain-containing protein: MTASTSLDPVLRVAPAAPAEAAAHFRASLAFHADVSDVAAALAAGDPGFVVLDSRSAASWDQGHIPGAVHLPTALIAEQAERLLDREVPVVTYCWGPGCNGATRAALALAELGYRVKEMLGGFEYWVREGFAYETWEGGGQRAADPLTAPVDAPNCGC; the protein is encoded by the coding sequence ATGACTGCCTCGACCTCGCTCGACCCCGTACTGCGCGTCGCCCCCGCCGCCCCGGCCGAGGCCGCCGCCCACTTCCGGGCGAGCCTCGCCTTCCACGCCGACGTGTCCGACGTGGCCGCCGCCCTCGCCGCCGGCGACCCCGGCTTCGTCGTCCTGGACTCCCGCTCCGCGGCCTCCTGGGACCAGGGGCACATCCCGGGAGCCGTCCACCTGCCCACCGCGCTCATCGCCGAGCAGGCGGAACGGCTCCTCGACCGGGAGGTGCCGGTGGTGACGTACTGCTGGGGTCCCGGCTGCAACGGGGCCACCCGGGCCGCCCTCGCCCTCGCCGAACTCGGCTACCGCGTCAAGGAGATGCTCGGCGGATTCGAGTACTGGGTGCGGGAGGGTTTCGCGTACGAGACCTGGGAGGGCGGCGGGCAGCGCGCCGCCGACCCGCTCACCGCCCCGGTCGACGCGCCGAACTGCGGCTGCTGA
- a CDS encoding Lrp/AsnC family transcriptional regulator, whose product MAESVVLDPVDLQLLRLLQNDARTTYRDLAAQVGVAPSTCLDRVTRLRRSGVILGHQLRLDPAKLGRGLQALLSVQVRPHRRELVGPFVERIRAMPEALTVFHLTGPDDYLVHVAVADMADLQRLVLDEFTSRREVARVETRLIFQQWECGPLLPPTGSGQTP is encoded by the coding sequence ATGGCCGAATCCGTCGTACTGGACCCGGTCGATCTCCAGCTGCTGCGGCTGCTGCAGAACGACGCCCGGACCACCTACCGCGACCTCGCCGCGCAGGTCGGCGTCGCTCCGTCGACGTGCCTGGACCGGGTGACGCGGCTGCGCCGCTCGGGGGTGATCCTCGGGCATCAGCTGCGGCTCGATCCGGCCAAGTTGGGCCGGGGCCTGCAGGCGCTGCTGTCGGTGCAGGTCCGCCCGCACCGGCGGGAGCTGGTCGGGCCGTTCGTGGAACGGATCCGGGCGATGCCGGAGGCGCTGACCGTCTTCCACCTCACCGGGCCCGACGACTATCTGGTCCATGTGGCCGTCGCGGACATGGCGGATCTGCAGCGCCTCGTGCTCGACGAGTTCACGTCGCGGCGTGAGGTGGCCCGAGTGGAGACGCGGCTGATCTTCCAGCAGTGGGAGTGCGGACCGCTGCTGCCGCCGACGGGTTCGGGACAGACACCGTGA
- a CDS encoding exonuclease SbcCD subunit D has translation MRLLHTSDWHLGRAFHRVNMLGAQSGFIGHLVATVRERAVDAVVVSGDVYDRAVPPLAAVELFDDALHRLAEVGVPTVMISGNHDSARRLGVGAGLIGRAGIHLRTDPTAAGAPVLLRDAHGDVAFYGLPYLEPALVKEEFGVEKASHEAVLAAAMERVRADLAARARGTRSVVLAHAFVTGGEPSDSERDITVGGVASVSAGVFDGVDYAALGHLHGSQTLTERVRYSGSPLPYSFSEAEHRKTMWLVDLGPDGEIAAERIDCPVPRPLARLRGPLEDLLADPALARHEDAWVEATLTDAVRPADPMARLTDRFPHTLSLVFAPERAPDDPDVSYARRLADRSDQEIAEDFVAHVRGAGPDAREQGVLRDAFDAVRADDTAREVAR, from the coding sequence ATGAGGCTCCTGCACACTTCCGACTGGCATCTCGGCCGGGCGTTCCACCGGGTGAACATGCTCGGCGCCCAGTCCGGGTTCATCGGTCACCTGGTCGCCACCGTGCGCGAGCGCGCGGTCGACGCGGTGGTCGTGTCGGGGGACGTGTACGACCGTGCGGTGCCCCCGCTCGCCGCGGTCGAGCTGTTCGACGACGCCCTGCACCGGCTCGCCGAGGTGGGCGTGCCCACGGTGATGATCTCCGGCAACCACGACTCGGCCCGCCGGCTCGGCGTCGGCGCCGGACTCATCGGCCGCGCCGGCATCCACCTGCGCACGGACCCGACGGCGGCCGGCGCCCCGGTCCTCCTGCGGGACGCCCACGGCGACGTCGCCTTCTACGGCCTGCCCTACCTCGAACCCGCCCTGGTGAAGGAGGAGTTCGGAGTGGAGAAGGCGAGCCACGAGGCCGTGCTCGCCGCCGCCATGGAGCGGGTCCGCGCCGACCTCGCCGCACGCGCGCGAGGCACCCGATCCGTCGTCCTCGCCCATGCCTTCGTCACCGGCGGCGAGCCCAGCGACAGCGAGCGCGACATCACCGTCGGCGGGGTCGCGTCGGTGTCCGCCGGCGTCTTCGACGGCGTCGACTACGCCGCCCTCGGCCACCTGCACGGCAGCCAGACCCTCACCGAGCGCGTCCGCTACTCCGGGTCCCCGCTGCCGTACTCCTTCTCCGAGGCGGAGCACCGCAAGACCATGTGGCTCGTCGACCTCGGCCCCGACGGCGAGATCGCCGCCGAACGGATCGACTGCCCGGTCCCGCGTCCGCTGGCCCGCCTCCGCGGCCCCCTGGAGGACCTGCTCGCCGATCCCGCGCTCGCCCGCCACGAGGACGCCTGGGTCGAGGCGACGCTCACCGACGCCGTCCGCCCGGCCGACCCCATGGCCCGGCTCACCGACCGCTTCCCGCACACCCTGAGCCTCGTCTTCGCCCCCGAGCGCGCCCCCGACGACCCGGACGTGTCGTACGCGCGGCGGCTGGCCGACCGCAGTGACCAGGAGATCGCCGAGGACTTCGTGGCGCATGTGCGCGGCGCGGGGCCCGACGCCCGCGAACAGGGCGTGCTGCGGGACGCCTTCGACGCGGTGCGCGCGGACGACACGGCACGGGAGGTGGCCCGATGA
- a CDS encoding YigZ family protein, which produces MQEEYRTVARAGVHETEVNRSRFLCALAPAATEQEAQDFIASVRKEHAGATHNCWAYVIGADAGVQKASDDGEPGGTAGVPMLQMLLRREMRYVVAVVTRYYGGVKLGAGGLIRAYGGAVGEALDALPVRTRRRFRLATVTVDHQRAGKVHNDLHATGRDVREVAYGEAVTLEIGLPEAEVDAFQAWLADATAGTAGFELGGEAYGDA; this is translated from the coding sequence ATGCAGGAGGAGTACCGCACCGTCGCCCGCGCGGGCGTGCACGAGACCGAGGTCAACCGCTCCCGCTTCCTGTGCGCCCTCGCCCCCGCGGCCACCGAGCAGGAGGCCCAGGACTTCATCGCGTCCGTGCGCAAGGAGCACGCCGGCGCCACCCACAACTGCTGGGCGTACGTCATCGGCGCCGACGCCGGTGTGCAGAAGGCGAGCGACGACGGCGAGCCCGGCGGCACCGCGGGCGTGCCGATGCTCCAGATGCTGCTGCGGCGCGAGATGCGGTACGTCGTCGCCGTCGTCACCCGCTACTACGGCGGCGTCAAGCTCGGCGCGGGCGGTCTCATCCGGGCGTACGGCGGCGCGGTCGGCGAGGCGCTGGACGCCCTCCCCGTACGCACCCGTCGCCGGTTCCGCCTGGCCACCGTGACCGTCGACCACCAGCGGGCCGGCAAGGTCCACAACGACCTCCACGCGACCGGGCGCGACGTGCGCGAGGTCGCCTACGGCGAGGCCGTCACCCTCGAGATCGGCCTTCCGGAGGCCGAGGTGGACGCCTTCCAGGCCTGGCTGGCGGACGCGACGGCGGGCACGGCAGGGTTCGAGCTCGGCGGGGAGGCGTACGGGGACGCGTGA
- a CDS encoding CoA-binding protein, giving the protein MYGDEATIREILTGLGDTWAVVGLSTNRSRAAYGVAEVLQRFGKRVVPVHPKAETVHGERGYASLVDIPFEVDVVDVFVNSELAGAVADEAVAKGAKAVWFQLGVVDEAAYERTRAAGPKMVMDRCPAIEIPRLGARP; this is encoded by the coding sequence GTGTACGGCGACGAGGCAACGATCCGCGAGATCCTCACCGGACTCGGTGACACCTGGGCCGTGGTCGGCCTGTCGACGAACCGCAGCCGCGCGGCCTACGGCGTCGCCGAGGTGCTGCAGCGCTTCGGCAAACGGGTGGTGCCCGTCCATCCGAAGGCGGAGACGGTGCACGGGGAGCGGGGGTACGCGTCCCTCGTGGACATCCCCTTCGAGGTGGACGTCGTCGACGTCTTCGTCAACAGCGAGCTCGCGGGAGCCGTCGCCGACGAGGCGGTGGCCAAGGGCGCGAAGGCGGTGTGGTTCCAGCTCGGCGTCGTCGACGAGGCGGCCTACGAGCGCACGCGGGCGGCCGGCCCGAAGATGGTCATGGACCGCTGCCCGGCCATCGAGATCCCCCGGCTGGGGGCCCGCCCATAA
- a CDS encoding SixA phosphatase family protein: MSRPGGVAPRRLVVLRHAKSAWPAGVPDHERPLAPRGRRDAPAAGRAIAAAGCVPDLALCSTAVRARGTWELASAQWDAPAPVRLDPRLYGADVPELLDVVRESPAEVGTLLLVGHNPGLEELVLDLAGDGERAALDAVRLKFPTSALAVLTWHGADWRSLVPGAARLTSATVPRGDRTP; the protein is encoded by the coding sequence ATGAGCCGGCCGGGCGGCGTCGCGCCGCGCCGCCTGGTTGTGCTGCGGCACGCCAAGTCGGCCTGGCCCGCCGGGGTCCCCGACCACGAGCGGCCGCTCGCCCCGCGCGGCCGAAGGGACGCCCCGGCGGCGGGCCGCGCGATCGCCGCGGCCGGCTGCGTCCCCGACCTCGCGCTGTGCTCCACCGCCGTGCGCGCCCGCGGGACCTGGGAGCTGGCGTCCGCCCAGTGGGACGCGCCCGCGCCGGTCCGCCTCGACCCCCGGCTGTACGGGGCCGACGTGCCCGAGCTGCTGGACGTCGTCCGTGAGTCGCCCGCCGAGGTCGGGACACTATTGCTGGTCGGACACAATCCCGGCCTGGAGGAACTGGTCCTCGACCTGGCCGGGGACGGGGAGCGCGCCGCCCTGGACGCGGTGCGGCTCAAGTTCCCGACCTCGGCGCTGGCCGTCCTGACCTGGCACGGAGCCGACTGGCGGTCCCTGGTCCCCGGCGCGGCCCGGCTGACGTCGGCGACCGTGCCGAGAGGCGACCGCACGCCGTAG
- a CDS encoding DUF885 domain-containing protein: protein MSHTTNPLPREIADAYVDDLIALDPVTGTYLGVPESSSRLPDFSPAGQEALAQLARDTLAKLDEAESRPGADSDIERRCARLLRERLTAQLAVHDADEALRTVGNMATPAHHVREVFTVTPSRTDEDWTAIAERLRAVPTALAGYRESLTLGLERKLYAAPRPTATFVEQLTQWSDADGEGRGWFEEFVSAGAESRPDALRAELDEAARAATAAVVQLRDWVRDVYAPTAEGAPDAVGRERYARWSRYYNGTDLDLDEAYAYGWAEYHRLLAEMKKEAEKILPGAGTPWVALAHLDEHGRHIEGVDEVRDWLQDLMDRAIEALDGTHFELAERVRKVESRIAPAGSAAAPYYTPPSEDFSRPGRTWLPTMGQTRFPAYDLVSTWYHEGVPGHHLQLAQWAHVAGDLSRYQASVGIVSANAEGWALYAERLMDELGFLTDAEQRLGYLDAQMMRAVRVIIDIGMHLELPIPADSPFHPGERWTPELAQEFFGAHSSRPADFVESELTRYLTIPGQAIGYKLGERAWLLGREKARERRGAAFDLKSWHMAALSQGSLGLDDLVDELAQL from the coding sequence ATGTCACACACCACCAACCCGCTTCCCCGCGAGATCGCCGACGCCTATGTCGACGACCTCATCGCCCTCGACCCGGTGACCGGCACCTACCTCGGCGTGCCGGAGAGCTCGAGCCGTCTGCCCGACTTCTCGCCCGCGGGCCAGGAGGCGCTCGCGCAGCTCGCGCGGGACACCCTGGCGAAGCTCGACGAGGCGGAGAGCAGGCCCGGCGCGGACAGTGACATCGAGCGCCGGTGCGCACGCCTGCTGCGGGAGCGCCTGACCGCGCAACTCGCCGTGCACGACGCCGACGAGGCGCTCCGCACCGTCGGCAACATGGCCACGCCCGCACACCATGTGCGCGAGGTGTTCACCGTCACGCCCAGCCGGACCGACGAGGACTGGACGGCGATCGCCGAGCGGCTGCGCGCCGTGCCGACGGCCCTCGCGGGCTACCGCGAGTCGCTGACACTGGGCCTGGAACGCAAGCTCTACGCCGCTCCGCGGCCGACCGCCACCTTCGTCGAGCAGCTCACGCAGTGGTCGGACGCGGACGGCGAGGGCCGCGGCTGGTTCGAGGAGTTCGTGTCCGCCGGCGCCGAGTCGCGGCCGGACGCCCTGCGCGCCGAGCTGGACGAGGCGGCCCGCGCGGCCACGGCGGCGGTCGTGCAGCTGCGCGACTGGGTCCGCGACGTGTACGCGCCGACGGCCGAGGGCGCGCCGGACGCCGTCGGCCGGGAGCGCTACGCCCGCTGGTCGCGCTACTACAACGGCACCGACCTCGACCTCGACGAGGCCTACGCGTACGGCTGGGCGGAGTACCACCGGCTGCTCGCCGAGATGAAGAAGGAGGCGGAGAAGATCCTGCCGGGCGCCGGGACGCCTTGGGTCGCGCTGGCCCACCTCGACGAGCACGGCCGGCACATCGAGGGCGTGGACGAGGTCCGCGACTGGCTGCAGGACCTGATGGACCGGGCGATCGAGGCCCTCGACGGCACCCACTTCGAACTCGCCGAGCGGGTACGGAAGGTGGAGTCGCGGATCGCCCCGGCGGGGAGCGCGGCCGCCCCCTACTACACGCCCCCCTCGGAGGACTTCTCACGGCCGGGCCGCACCTGGCTGCCGACCATGGGACAGACCCGCTTCCCGGCCTACGACCTCGTCTCCACGTGGTACCACGAGGGCGTTCCCGGCCACCACCTCCAGCTGGCGCAGTGGGCGCACGTCGCCGGGGACCTCTCCCGCTACCAGGCGTCCGTCGGGATCGTCAGCGCCAACGCCGAGGGCTGGGCGCTGTACGCGGAGCGGCTCATGGACGAGCTGGGCTTCCTCACGGACGCGGAGCAGCGGCTCGGCTACCTGGACGCGCAGATGATGCGGGCGGTGCGGGTCATCATCGACATCGGCATGCACCTGGAGCTGCCGATCCCGGCCGACTCGCCCTTCCACCCGGGCGAGCGCTGGACGCCGGAGCTGGCGCAGGAGTTCTTCGGCGCGCACAGCAGCCGCCCCGCGGACTTCGTCGAGAGCGAGCTCACCCGCTATCTGACGATCCCCGGCCAGGCCATCGGATACAAGCTGGGCGAGCGGGCCTGGCTGCTCGGACGGGAGAAGGCCCGCGAGCGGCGGGGCGCCGCCTTCGACCTCAAGTCGTGGCACATGGCGGCCCTTTCGCAGGGCTCGCTGGGCCTCGACGACCTGGTGGACGAACTGGCGCAGCTCTGA
- a CDS encoding trans-sulfuration enzyme family protein: MFTLPSMDSTAASTHAYDGVRTYGAPRARARALATEAVHAGRDDLAGQGLHAPPIDLSTTYPSYDSRAEAARIDAFAATGAEPDGPPVYGRLGNPTVARFETALARLEGAESAVAFASGMAALTAVLLARASAGLRHVVAVRPLYGCSDHLLTAGLLGSEVTWTDPAGIADALRPDTGLVMVESPANPTLAEVDLRAVAHACGSVPLLADNTFATPVLQRPVEQGARLVLHSATKYLGGHGDVLGGVVACDEEFAGQLRQIRFATGGVLHPLAGYLLLRGLATLPVRVRAASATAAELARRLAADPRIARVRYPRIGGAMVAFEVDGDPHGVIAGVRLITPAVSLGSVDTLIQHPASISHRIVDVAERRGAGVSDRLLRLSVGLEDVEDLWADLDRALDGAGPVHEGGAEGRDGQAGETVPRPGRNAAAV, encoded by the coding sequence ATGTTCACTCTGCCGTCCATGGACTCAACCGCTGCGAGCACGCACGCGTACGACGGCGTACGCACGTACGGAGCGCCCCGCGCACGGGCACGGGCACTGGCCACCGAGGCCGTGCACGCCGGACGGGACGACCTGGCCGGGCAGGGCCTGCACGCCCCGCCGATCGACCTGTCCACCACCTACCCCTCCTACGACAGCCGCGCCGAGGCCGCCCGCATCGACGCGTTCGCCGCGACCGGGGCGGAGCCGGACGGCCCGCCCGTCTACGGGCGGCTGGGCAACCCGACGGTGGCGCGCTTCGAGACGGCGCTGGCCCGCCTCGAAGGCGCCGAGAGCGCCGTCGCCTTCGCCAGCGGGATGGCGGCGCTGACGGCGGTGCTGCTGGCGCGCGCGTCGGCCGGACTGCGGCACGTCGTCGCCGTGCGCCCGCTCTACGGGTGCAGCGACCATCTGCTGACGGCGGGGCTGCTCGGCTCGGAGGTCACCTGGACCGACCCCGCGGGGATCGCGGACGCGCTGCGCCCCGACACCGGGCTGGTCATGGTCGAGTCGCCGGCCAACCCGACGCTCGCCGAGGTCGATCTGCGGGCGGTCGCGCACGCCTGCGGCTCGGTCCCGCTGCTCGCCGACAACACCTTCGCCACGCCGGTGCTCCAGCGTCCGGTGGAGCAGGGCGCGCGACTGGTCCTGCACAGCGCCACCAAGTACCTCGGCGGCCACGGGGACGTGCTCGGCGGCGTCGTCGCCTGTGACGAGGAGTTCGCGGGGCAGCTGCGGCAGATACGTTTCGCCACCGGTGGCGTGCTGCATCCGCTGGCCGGCTATCTGCTGCTGCGCGGCCTGGCGACGCTGCCGGTACGGGTGCGGGCCGCCTCCGCGACCGCCGCCGAGCTGGCCCGCCGGCTGGCCGCGGACCCGCGGATCGCCCGTGTGCGCTATCCGCGGATCGGCGGCGCCATGGTCGCCTTCGAGGTCGACGGCGACCCGCACGGGGTGATCGCGGGCGTCCGTCTGATCACCCCGGCGGTGAGCCTCGGCAGCGTGGACACGCTCATCCAGCACCCGGCGTCGATCAGCCACCGCATCGTGGACGTGGCGGAACGCCGGGGCGCGGGCGTCAGCGACCGGCTGCTGCGGCTGTCGGTCGGTCTTGAGGACGTCGAGGACCTGTGGGCGGATCTGGACCGGGCGCTCGACGGGGCCGGTCCGGTCCACGAAGGGGGAGCGGAAGGCCGGGACGGACAGGCGGGGGAGACGGTTCCCCGGCCGGGGCGGAACGCGGCCGCGGTGTGA
- a CDS encoding Lrp/AsnC family transcriptional regulator has protein sequence MTAYSPDATDWRILEVLQREGRASFADLARAVAMSASAVTERVRRLEEAGVIQGYAAVVDPERLGLGILAFVRLRYPHGNYKPFHDLVSVTPEVLEAHHVTGDDCFVLKVAARSMRHLEEVSGKIGALGSVTTSVVYSSPLPRRPLGR, from the coding sequence ATGACCGCGTATTCCCCGGACGCCACCGACTGGCGCATCCTCGAGGTCCTCCAGCGGGAGGGCCGGGCCAGTTTCGCCGACCTGGCACGTGCGGTGGCGATGTCGGCGAGCGCCGTCACCGAGCGGGTGCGGCGACTGGAGGAGGCGGGCGTCATCCAGGGCTACGCGGCCGTCGTGGACCCGGAGCGGCTGGGCCTGGGCATCCTGGCGTTCGTGCGGCTGCGCTACCCCCACGGCAACTACAAGCCCTTCCACGATCTGGTGTCCGTCACGCCCGAGGTCCTCGAGGCGCACCATGTGACGGGCGACGACTGCTTCGTGCTCAAGGTCGCTGCCCGTTCGATGCGTCATCTGGAGGAGGTGTCGGGGAAGATCGGCGCGCTAGGGTCGGTCACGACGAGCGTCGTCTACTCCTCACCGCTCCCCCGGCGCCCGCTCGGCAGATAG
- a CDS encoding AAA family ATPase, producing the protein MRLHRLVLAAFGPFGGTQRVDFDELSAAGLFLLHGPTGAGKTSILDAVCYALYGSVPGARQSGQGLTLRSDHAAAGARTEVTLELTVAGRRLEITRQPPWERPKKRGAGTTVEKAQSRLREHDATAGAWKDLSRSHQEIGEEITQLLGMSREQFCQVVLLPQGDFARFLRADAEARGRLLGRLFDTRRFAEVEKRLAERRRTTEARVREGDTALLADAHRMQQVAGDAMELPEAAPGEPGLAEAVLAAAAVARSTARERLTVAHCGRLAAESAQAAAEHTLADVRERARLQQRFADARERAAALEERAGAHREAQARMERARKAEAVAPALELRESADAEHREASARAARTRALLAEGFADAGAAGLAAAARRAAEELGGLESARRGERRLADLVAERTELDRRERDDDEVLTETETWLAGWDTVRDGLRAAVESAQEAATRAEQLDGRREPARRRLEAARRRDELTRDLEAARRISLAYGEHAQTARAHWLALKEQRLDGIAAELAATLAEGAPCAVCGATEHPAPARKVAGHVDREAEERALAACRVAEEDHAGDERRAGVVREALAAATAEAGDAPTDRLFAEAQELEEAYALARREASALHPAREELRQAEREHERRTAAQREAAVRAASRVGHRDRLERERAALEAELTQARGAAESVAARAAQLERQAARLTEAAEAARAAEESAARLKQADGRLDEAAFRAGFDTPRAAADALLDATAHRDLQRRLDVRQVEEAAVRALLAEPDTVAAAGQPPADLATAQAAAAAAAERLRAAASAQDAAARRCAELDQLSARAATGVRRLAPVREEYDRVARLAGLTAGTSADNERKMRLEAYVLAARLEQVAAAATVRLQRMSSGRYTLVHSDDRAGRGRSGLGLHVVDAWTGRERDTSTLSGGETFFASLALALGLADVVTDEAGGVRLDTLFIDEGFGSLDDQTLDEVLDVLDSLRERDRSVGIVSHVADLRRRVHAQLEVVKGRSGSVVRQRGYLPSGRRGSGEE; encoded by the coding sequence ATGAGGCTGCACCGGCTCGTCCTCGCGGCCTTCGGCCCCTTCGGCGGCACCCAGCGCGTCGACTTCGACGAGCTGTCCGCCGCCGGACTCTTCCTGTTGCACGGGCCGACCGGCGCCGGCAAGACCTCGATCCTGGACGCCGTCTGCTACGCGTTGTACGGCTCCGTGCCCGGCGCCCGTCAGAGCGGCCAGGGCCTGACCCTGCGCAGCGACCACGCCGCCGCCGGCGCCCGCACCGAGGTCACCCTCGAACTCACCGTCGCCGGACGCCGGCTGGAGATCACCCGGCAGCCGCCCTGGGAGCGCCCCAAGAAGCGCGGCGCCGGCACGACGGTGGAGAAGGCGCAGAGCCGGCTGCGCGAACACGACGCGACCGCCGGCGCCTGGAAGGACCTCAGCCGCTCCCACCAGGAGATCGGCGAGGAGATCACCCAGCTGCTCGGCATGAGCCGCGAACAGTTCTGCCAGGTCGTGCTGCTGCCCCAGGGCGACTTCGCACGGTTCCTGCGCGCCGACGCCGAGGCGCGGGGCCGGCTCCTGGGCCGCCTCTTCGACACCCGGCGCTTCGCCGAGGTCGAGAAACGGCTCGCCGAGCGCCGCCGCACCACCGAGGCACGCGTGCGGGAGGGCGACACCGCGCTGCTCGCCGACGCCCACCGGATGCAGCAGGTGGCGGGTGACGCCATGGAGCTGCCCGAGGCGGCCCCGGGCGAACCGGGTCTCGCCGAGGCGGTGCTGGCCGCCGCCGCCGTCGCCCGCAGCACCGCACGCGAGCGGCTGACCGTCGCCCACTGCGGCCGGCTCGCCGCCGAGTCCGCCCAGGCCGCCGCCGAACACACCCTGGCGGACGTGCGCGAACGTGCCCGGCTGCAGCAGCGGTTCGCCGACGCGCGGGAACGCGCCGCCGCCCTCGAGGAACGGGCCGGCGCGCACCGGGAGGCGCAGGCGAGGATGGAACGGGCGCGCAAGGCGGAAGCGGTCGCGCCGGCCCTGGAGCTGCGGGAGTCCGCGGACGCCGAGCACCGCGAGGCGTCCGCACGGGCCGCACGCACGCGTGCCCTGCTCGCCGAGGGGTTCGCCGACGCGGGCGCCGCGGGACTGGCCGCCGCCGCCCGCCGGGCCGCCGAGGAGCTGGGCGGGCTGGAGTCCGCCCGCCGGGGCGAGCGCCGGCTGGCCGACCTCGTCGCCGAGCGGACCGAACTGGACCGGCGGGAGCGGGACGACGACGAGGTCCTGACGGAGACGGAGACCTGGCTCGCCGGGTGGGACACCGTGCGCGACGGCCTGCGCGCCGCCGTCGAGTCCGCCCAGGAGGCCGCCACCCGCGCCGAACAGCTCGACGGCCGACGTGAGCCCGCACGCCGCCGCCTCGAGGCGGCCCGGCGGCGCGACGAGCTGACCCGTGACCTGGAGGCCGCCCGGCGCATTTCCCTCGCCTACGGGGAGCACGCGCAGACCGCCCGCGCGCACTGGCTGGCCCTCAAGGAGCAGCGTCTCGACGGCATCGCCGCCGAGCTGGCCGCCACCCTCGCCGAGGGCGCGCCGTGCGCCGTCTGCGGCGCCACCGAGCACCCCGCTCCCGCCCGCAAGGTCGCCGGCCACGTCGACCGCGAGGCCGAGGAGCGGGCGCTCGCCGCGTGCCGGGTCGCCGAGGAGGACCACGCCGGGGACGAACGCCGTGCCGGCGTCGTGCGCGAGGCGCTCGCCGCCGCGACCGCCGAGGCCGGCGACGCGCCCACGGACCGGCTTTTCGCCGAGGCGCAGGAGCTGGAGGAGGCCTACGCCCTGGCCCGCCGGGAGGCCTCGGCGCTGCACCCCGCGCGGGAGGAACTGCGGCAGGCCGAACGGGAGCACGAACGCCGTACGGCGGCCCAGCGCGAGGCCGCGGTGCGGGCCGCGTCCCGGGTGGGCCACCGGGACCGCCTGGAGCGGGAGCGCGCCGCCCTGGAGGCGGAGCTGACGCAGGCCCGGGGCGCGGCCGAGAGCGTCGCCGCACGGGCCGCCCAGCTGGAGCGGCAGGCGGCCCGGCTCACCGAGGCGGCCGAGGCCGCGCGTGCCGCAGAGGAGAGCGCCGCCCGCCTCAAGCAGGCCGACGGCCGCCTCGACGAGGCCGCGTTCCGGGCCGGCTTCGACACCCCGCGGGCCGCCGCCGACGCCCTGCTCGACGCCACCGCCCACCGGGACCTGCAACGCAGGCTGGACGTCCGGCAGGTCGAGGAGGCCGCCGTCCGGGCCCTGCTCGCCGAGCCCGACACCGTGGCCGCCGCCGGACAGCCGCCCGCCGACCTCGCGACCGCGCAGGCCGCGGCGGCCGCCGCCGCCGAACGGCTGCGCGCCGCCGCCTCCGCGCAGGACGCCGCGGCCCGCCGCTGCGCCGAGCTCGACCAGCTCTCCGCGCGCGCGGCGACCGGCGTGCGCCGGCTCGCACCGGTGCGTGAGGAGTACGACCGGGTGGCCCGCCTGGCCGGCCTCACCGCGGGCACCTCCGCCGACAACGAGCGCAAGATGCGGCTGGAGGCGTACGTGCTGGCGGCCCGCCTCGAGCAGGTGGCCGCCGCCGCGACCGTACGGCTGCAGCGGATGTCGTCCGGTCGCTACACCCTCGTGCACTCGGACGACCGGGCGGGCCGTGGCCGCAGCGGGCTCGGGCTGCACGTGGTCGACGCCTGGACCGGGCGCGAACGCGACACGTCCACGCTGTCCGGCGGCGAGACCTTCTTCGCCTCGCTCGCCCTGGCGCTCGGTCTCGCCGACGTCGTCACCGACGAGGCGGGCGGCGTCCGGCTCGACACCCTCTTCATCGACGAGGGGTTCGGCAGCCTCGACGACCAGACGCTCGACGAGGTCCTCGACGTCCTCGACTCACTGCGCGAACGCGACCGCAGCGTCGGCATCGTCAGTCACGTCGCCGACCTGCGGCGGCGTGTCCACGCCCAACTGGAGGTGGTGAAGGGCAGGTCGGGGTCGGTGGTGCGGCAGCGGGGCTATCTGCCGAGCGGGCGCCGGGGGAGCGGTGAGGAGTAG